Proteins encoded together in one Lepisosteus oculatus isolate fLepOcu1 chromosome 2, fLepOcu1.hap2, whole genome shotgun sequence window:
- the mtres1 gene encoding mitochondrial transcription rescue factor 1 translates to MRGLWLQVHTWRRLNGLSSLWKNTSCHVTSRVRCTGELHRTVHEGRISSPCFLPSSVLGKQGAGQLGGQYQSLFVLPVRFKGSKSAKKSSKKKTQEEEDEETDPEESDCEEELQDDPGLPRDYRDLEKAVQSFRYDLIMKAGLDMARNKVEDAFYSTKLRLNGQKLIKKSKTVKVGDILDLVVEEDKDTDTVTLMRVIFKKVSGETKDSEKYKVILRRWKNLKLPKQEAFKQ, encoded by the exons ATGAGGGGGTTGTGGCTGCAAGTTCACACGTGGAGAAGGTTGAATGGACTTTCTTCACTGTGGAAGAACACTTCCTGTCATGTGACAAGCAGGGTGAGATGTACCGGTGAGCTGCACAGGACAGTACATGAGGGCCGGATTTCGAGCCCATGTTTCTTGCCATCATCAGTTTTGGGGAAACAGGGTGCAGGCCAGCTTGGAGGTCAATATCAAAGCTTGTTTGTGCTCCCTGTGAGGTTCAAAGGCAGCAAAAGTGCAAAGAAGAGCAGTAAAAAGAAGacccaggaggaggaggatgaggaGACTGACCCAGAGGAAAGCGACTGTGAAGAGGAACTCCAGGATGACCCTGGCCTGCCCAGAGACTACAGAGATTTAGAGAAAGCGGTGCAGTCCTTTCGTTATGATCTGATCATGAAAGCTGGTTTGGACATGGCTCGCAA CAAAGTTGAAGATGCATTCTACAGCACCAAGTTAAGGCTCAATGGACAAAAacttattaaaaaaagcaaaaca GTGAAGGTTGGAGACATATTGGACCTTGTTGTtgaagaagacaaagatactgacACCGTCACACTCATGAGGGTGATTTTCAAAAAGGTGTCGGGAGAAACCAAAGACAGTGAAAAATACAAGGTTATTTTGAGGCGCTGGAAAAATCTAAAACTTCCAAAACAGGAGGCTTTCAAACAATAA